Proteins from a genomic interval of Microbacterium abyssi:
- the rplR gene encoding 50S ribosomal protein L18, with product MALKSKSDARARRHSRLRKKIVGTEVRPRLVVNRSARHVFVQLVDDSKGRTVASASTLETELRSFDGDKTAKARKVGELVAERAKAAGVTEVVFDRGGNRYAGRVAAIADGAREGGLAL from the coding sequence ATGGCTCTCAAGTCAAAGTCTGACGCCCGCGCGCGTCGTCACAGCCGCCTTCGCAAGAAGATCGTCGGCACCGAGGTGCGTCCGCGTCTCGTCGTCAACCGTTCGGCCCGCCACGTCTTCGTCCAGCTGGTCGATGACAGCAAGGGCCGTACCGTCGCCTCGGCGTCCACGCTCGAGACCGAGCTGCGTTCGTTCGACGGTGACAAGACCGCCAAGGCCCGCAAGGTCGGCGAGCTCGTCGCCGAGCGTGCGAAGGCCGCCGGTGTCACCGAGGTCGTATTCGACCGCGGTGGCAACCGCTACGCCGGTCGCGTCGCGGCCATCG